The Halofilum ochraceum genome segment GTCCGCGTCATCCTCGGCGGTACCCGCAGTGTCGTCATCCCCGTCGCCGGCCCCGTCACCAGCCTCTTGGCCAGCGTCCGCGGCCGCTTCCTCGCCACCGCTCTGCAGCGATTCACGATCGGCGGACGCCAGGACAGCCTGTTCCGTTTCTTCACCGGTGGCGTCGCCCGCGTCGGCGCCGTCGCCGGAAGCGGCCTCATCGCCATCGTCTCCGGCGTCCTCATCCGCGCCTTCCGCGGCGGCCGCCATGGCCTCCACCGCATCCGAATCCGTAGCGGCGGCATCGCCACCCTCGGTGCCGCCGCCCGACGCCGTATCGGTATCGTTTTCTTCCGGGGACGCCCCCTCGCTGCCCGTATCGGCGCCCGCCGTGGCGTCATCCGTATCCGTGCCGCCGCCGGCCGCGTCACCGCTATCCGGATCCGTTTCGGGCTCCGCATCGGCAGCGCTGCGTTCTTCCTCGACGCTTGCGGGCGCACCGCCGTCACCGGTGGCGTCGCCCGAGCGCTGCTGATACCACCAGGCGGCGATACCACCGGCCGCGACCAGCGCAATCATCAGCAGACCGATCATGCCCCCGCGACCGCCGGAGGCCGTTTCCGTCACCCCGCCGCTCCGGATCTCCGGGTCGCGCGCGGACACGCCGCTGCGATTGTAGGCGGCGATATAGTCTTCATGGTCGAGGCCGAGTTCGCGCGCGTACGCACGGAAATAACCGCGCACGAACGCCGGTGGCGGCAGTTCCGCGTAGTCGTCGCGCTCCAGCGCATCGAGCTGCGCGGGGGCGAGGTGCAGGCGCTCCGCCATGGAGTCCCGGCTGATCCCGGCCCGTTCGCGCGCCTCGCGCAGTTCCTGGCCGGGCCGCGGTTCATCGAGGGTCGGGTGCTCGGACATATCCTTTTCGGTATGAGTCGTCATGATCAGCGGGTATCGAGGAACTGTTGCGCCTGCTCGGAATCGCGGAAGCGCCGCAGGAGCTGAAGGCCATATTCCTCCGCCCCTTTGCGGTCACCGAGGGCCCGTTCGATCCGCACGCCAAGCCAGAGCGTCTCCGGCCCCTGCTGGGCCACTTCGCTGTAGCGGCTGAAATACTCGGCCGCCCTTGCCGGCTGACCCGCCTCGAGGGCGAGCCCAGCGGACTCGATCAGGGCGCTCGGCAAGCGCGGATTCAGTTCCAGTGCCTGGCGGAAGTATTCGCGCGCCTCGCCATCACGACCCGCTGCGCGCGCGCAGCGCCCGGCGTTGGAATACGCGTAGGCGGGCGTATCGTAGAGCCGGTTCTCGGCCGCCTGCAGGAACTGCTCGATCCCTTCGTCGTGCTCGCCCTCGCCACAGAGGAACGTGCCGTAGTTGTTACGGATCTGCGGGCTCTCCGGATCGAGGTTGAGCGCGGTCTCGAAATGATCCCGCGCTTCATCCGGTTTATCGAGCCGCATATTGAGCAGCGCGAACGCGGTGTGTGCATCGACGTTCTCGCTGTCCTGATCCAGCGCCTTGCGCAGTTTGTCGTCGGCGCGCTGCAGTTGGCCGGCCTGCAGATAATTGGCCCCGAGCTGGGCGTTCACCCGGGAGGCTTCCTTGAGCGACGTCTTGTAGCGCGGCTCGGGATTCGAGGCACAGCCGGCGGCCAGCACGAGCAGCAGCAGCACGGCAATGGATCGCAACACCCTGGAACCGCTCATCAAGCGCGCTCCCCGAAACGGGGCTCCGCGAATTTCCGCCAGCGCTTGCTGCGATCCTCGACCTCGCCGGCGAGCTGGCCGCAGGCCGCGTCGATATCGTCGCCGCGCGTACGCCGGGCGATCGCGAACACGCCCCGGTCGCGCAGGATTTTCGCGAACCGCTGGATCGCCTCCTCGGACGAACGCCGATAGCCCGAACCCTCAAACGGATTGAACGGGATCAGATTGACCTTGGCGGGCATGTTGCCGAGCAGGGATACGAGTTCATGCGCATGCTCCGGGCGGTCATTGACCCCGTCGAGCATCACGTACTCGAACATGATGTGCTTCTTGCGGTTGCCATCGGCGAGCCAGCGCCAGCATGCCGCCATCAGTTCATCGAGCGGGTGGCTTTTGTTAAGCGGGACCAGCTCGTCACGCAGCGTATCGTTCGGCGCATGCAGCGATACCGCCAGACTCACGTCGACGGCCTCATGCAGGCGGTCCATCTTGGGCACCACCCCGGAGGTACTGACGGTGACGTGACGCTTGCTCAGCGCGAAGGCCATGTCATCGATCATCAGTTTCAGCGCCGGCACGACCGCTTTCATGTTCAGCAGCGGCTCGCCCATCCCCATGAGTACGACGTTGCTGACCCCGCGCTCACCCTGGGGGTGATCCCGCAGCAGGCTGCGGTTCGCCATCCAGATCTGGCCGACGATCTCCGAGACGGTGAGGTTGCGGTTGAAGCCGGCGCGGGCGGTCGCGCAGAAGGAGCAGTCGAGCGCACAACCCACCTGGGTGGATATGCACAGCGTGTTGCGGTCCTCGTCCGGGATGAACACGCACTCGATGGAGTTGCCGCCGCCGATCGCGAACAGCCACTTGCGCGTGCCGTCCGCGGAATCCTGGCAATTGAGCACCTGCGGCGCGCGGATCTCGGCGATCTCGGAGAGCCGCTCGCGCAGGGGCCGCGAGATATTGGTCATCTCGTCGAAATCGGTCACGCCGTAGTGGTAGACCCACTTCATGACCTGTTCGGCCCGGAACGGTTTTTCGCCCAGTTCGACGAAAAACGCGCGCAGGCCTTCGCGGTCGAGGTCGAGCAGATTGGTGCGCTCGACCTCGTCCGCGTTTTCCCCGGGGGAAAAGAACGTTACAGGGTGCGTGGACATACATCCTCTTCGGAGAAGAAGAACGCGATCTCCGTGCGCGCCGTCTCGGGTGCATCCGAGCCGTGGACCGCGTTGGCGTCGATCGTGGTCGCGAAATCGGCGCGGATCGTGCCCGGGTCGGCCTCTTCCGGGTTGGTCGCGCCCATGACTTCGCGGTTTTTCGCGATCGCGTCTTCGCCTTCCAGGACCTGGACCATGACCGGGCCGGAGGTCATGAATTCGACCAGCGCATTGAAGAACGGGCGCTCACGATGAACGGCGTAGAAACCCTCGGCCTGCTCCCGGGTGAGGTGGAGCATACGGGCGGCGACGATCTGCAGCCCGGCGCCCTCGAAGCGTTTATAGATCTCGCCGATCAGGTTTTTCGATACGGCATCGGGTTTGACGATCGAGAGCGTGCGTTCAACAGCCATTCGGACGACTCCTGTTGTGCGGGTTGGTGATTTGGCAAAGGGGTAACCGCGCGATTGTACGGGCGGGGCGCTCTCTGCGCAAAAAACACCACCGTGGAGCCGTTCTGCGAGCGATCTTTCGCTATCGCCCCTGGCGTAGCGCCGCCCTCACATCGCTCAGACCGTGAAGCTCTCCCCGCAACCGCACTCGTCGCGCACATTGGGATTGTTGAACACGAACGTCTCGTTGAGGCCCTGGCGGGCGAAATCGAGTTCGGTGCCGTCGAGATAAGGCAGGTGATCCTGGGCGACGACGACCTTCACCTTCCCGTGCTCGAACACGTGGTCCCCATCGGCGACGTCGTCGGCGAAATCGACCACGTACGCGAAGCCGGAGCACCCGGTCTTGCGCACGCCCAGGCGCACGCCGACACCCCGCCCACGTTTGGCGATGAACCGCTCGACGCGATCAACGGCTGCTTCGGTCAGCGTAATGGACATTGGTGATCCTCCGGTACAGCGTACAGACAATATATGGCGTGTCGCGGGCGCCCGCACAAGCCCTCTCGGGGGCTGAAATTCATGCGACCGCGGCGCCGTGGCGCAGACGACTGACGGTATCGACCAGCGTCCGCGCCGCGTGTTCCATCTCTTCCGTCGTGGTCATGCGCCCCCACGACAGACGCACGGCCTCGGCCGCCTGATCCGCGGGCTGGCCCATCGCGCGCAGGACGTAGGACGGCTCCGTGCTGGCGCTGGTGCAGGCCGAGCCGGTCGCGACCGCCACCCGATCGGCCAGCGCCGCGGCCAGAGCCTCGCCCTCGACCCCGGTGAACGCGATATTCCGCGTCCACGGGAGCCGCTGCGCGCCGGCACCGTTATCGCGCACGCCCTCCAGGGTGTCGAGCTGCGCGAACAGCCGCGCCCGCAGATCCTCGGCGTGCGCCCGATCGGCGTCGCGTTCCGACTGCGCGAGCGCGAACGCCTCGCCCATCCCGACGATCTGATGGGTGGCCAGCGTCCCGGCCCGCAGGCCGTGCTCGTGCCCCCCGCCATGCATCTGCGGCAGCAGCCGCACGCGCGGCCGGCGCCGCACCCAGAGCGCCCCGATTCCCTTGGGGCCGTACGTCTTGTGGGCCGACAGGGAGACCAGATCCAGATCGAGCGCCTCGACGTCCAGCTCGAGCCGCGCGCCGGTCTGCGCCGCGTCGACGTGGAAGCGCGCCCCGTGCCCGCGCACGACCCGGGCGATCGCCCCGATGTCGTTGATCGTGCCGGTCTCGTTGTTCGCGTGCATCACCGAGACCAGCACCGTGTCCGGGCGCAGCGCGCCCTCGATCGACTCCGGCGTGACGGTGCCGTCGCCCCGGGGCTGGACCCGCGTGACCTCAAAGCCGTCGAACTCGAGCGCCCGGCACACGTCCAGCACCGCCTTGTGCTCATTCGCGGCCGTGACGATATGCCGCCCGCGGTCGCGCTGGAATCCGGCCACACCCTTGAGCGCCAGATTGTCGGCCTCGGTCGCGCCCGAGGTGAACACCAGTCCGCGCGGATCGCCGTTGATCGCCGTCGCCACCTGCTCGCGCGCCTGCTCGACCGCGTTCGCGGCGGCCCGACCCGGCGCGTGCGTCCGCGACGCCGGGTTGGCAAACACACCGTCGCGCGTCAGGCAGTCCGCCATCCGGCGCGCGACCCGGTCATCAACCGGGGTCGTGGAGGCGTAATCGAGGTACACGGCTTCCACGTCACACCTCAGCGATTCTCGAGTTCAACCGGTGAATCGGCCCAGTGGATCGGTGCGGCGTCCTGGCGCGCGGCGACCTCGCGTACCGCCGGCCGCTCCATCAGCCTGGCCAGCGTCACCTCATCCAGGAACGAGCGCACGTGCTCGCTCAGGCTCGCCCAGAGGTCATGCGTCAGGCAGCGCTGCTGATTCTGACAGTTTTCGAGCCCGCCACAGCGCGTGTATTCGACGTTTTCATCCACCGCATCGACGACCTGCGCCACCGAGATGTCGGCTGCATCGCGACTGAGGCGATAACCGCCGCCCGGCCCGCGCGTGCTCAGCACGAGCCCGCCGCGCCGCAGGCGCGAGAAGATCTGCTCCAGGTACGACAGGGAGATGTCCTGCCGGGCGGAGATATCGCCCAGCGCCACGGGACCGCCGGTCTCGTGCAGCGCGAGGTCGAGCATGGCAGTGACGGCATAGCGGCCGCGCGTCGTAAGCTTCATCGGGCCTGATCCGTCGTGTTCCGTGAGTGTGAACTTTTCATACCTGACAACAGCAGTCAAGTATTAGCCGGGGCTCAGCTTTCCCCGGTATCGGCCGAGGTGCGCTCGCCGGCCGAGGTGCGCTCGCCGGCGGCCGGACGCTCGTCCTCGCCGGTATCGTCGAGGCTGATGTCGCAGGGGCTGATATCCGGCATCTTCACATCCGGCATCTGGGTTCCCATTTCCTGCAGCGCCTTGCACAGGGCCTCGGTCCGCCGGTCCTGGATATGGATGTGGTCGAGGAGCTGATTGAGGGCGTTGGCGACCGGATCGGGCATCTCGCCGCGCTGGCCGTAGGCGTCGAAGCCGATCTTGCGGGCGGTTGCCTCGCGCGTCTTCTCGCGCGCGTCCGCGGCCTCCTTGCGGACGACGCGACCGGGAATACCGACCACGGTCGAACCCGCGGGGATATCCTTGGTGACGACGGCGTTGGAACCGACCCGCGCACCGTCGCCCAGCGTGATCGGACCCAGGATCTTCGCACCGGCCCCGATGACCACGTTGTTGGCCAGGGTCGGATGCCGCTTGCCCTTGTTCCAGGTGGTCCCGCCCAGGGTCACGCCGTGGTAAAGCGTGCAGTCGTCGCCGATCTCGGTGGTCTCCCCGATCACCACGCCCATACCGTGGTCGATGAAGAACCGCCGCCCGATCCGCGCGCCCGGATGGATCTCGATGCCGGTCAGGAACCGCGCGATATGGGAGCCCATGCGCGCCAGCCACTTGAGGCCCAGGTTCGACAGGCGATGGTTGAGGCGATGGAACAGCAGGGCGTGCACACCCGGGTAGGTGGTCAGTATCTCGAAGCGGTTCCGCGACGCGGGGTCGCGCTCGAACACGCAGTCGATGTCTTCGCGGATATTGTCGAACATGGCCGGCCTTATTCCTGATCGTCACGCTCGGATATCGTACCACCACGCGGCCGCGTGCGTGAGTCGCGCGCACGCCGCCAGGCGGCGGTGTCGCGTTCGGGCCACTGCGCCGCCTTGAGAATGCCGCGCAGGATGTTGAGCTCGAGCGCAGTCGGCCGGCTGCGCGCGAAGAAACGCCGCAACCGCCGCATGAGCAGCCGCGGGTTGTCCGGGTCCAGAAAGCCGATATCGGTCAGCGAGCTCTCCAGGTGCTCATAGAAGCGCGCCAGATCCTCGTGCGCCGGCATCGGTTCCGCCGGCGGCTCGGGCTCGGGGTTCGCCAGCGTCGCCATGCGCAGCTCGTAGGCGACGATCTGCACCGCCTGGGCCAGATTCAGGGAGCCGTAATCCGCGGCGGTGGGGATATGGAGCAGGTAATGGCAGGCATCGAGTTCCTCGTTGGTGAGGCCGGTGCGCTCGCGCCCGAACAGGAATGCGACGGGCTCGCCGCCGGCGGCCGCGAACTCCGCCGCCCCGCGGGCATTGTGCTCCGGCCAGTCGAGCCGGCGCCGGCGGGCGCTGGTACCGAACACGACGCCCGTGCCGGCCAGCGCCTCTTCCAGGGTTTCGCAGACCCGGGCGCCTTCGAGGACGTCATCGGCGCCGGCCGCCATCGCGGTGGCATCGGCGTGCGGGAACGCGTGCGGGCGCACGAGCACGAGTTCGTGCCAGTCCATGACGCGCAGGGCGCGCGCGGCGGCACCGATATTGCCGGGATGGGAGGTCTCGACCAGTACGAAGCGTGCGTTCATCGTTTCCTGTTCCGCCCTGGAGCGCCAGGCGGCCACGGACCGGCCGGCGTCTGCTAGAATTCGCATCCCGCTGCGGGCCCCTGGTGGGCCATGCCCCACTCGCCCGCCGACCGGGTTGCGCGTATGGCCGCGCTGCCCCGACCCCGTCCGGAGTCACCCTGAATGCAACCGATGCTCAACATCGCCGTGCGCGCGGCACGATCCGCCGGCGATCTGATCGCCCGGCGAATGGAGCGCCTCGACTCGATCGCCGTCGAGACCAAACAGCGCAATGATTATGTCACCGAGGTCGATCGCGAGGCCGAGACCCGCATCATCCAGACCCTCCAGCGCTCCTACCCCGACCACGGCATCCTGGCCGAGGAATCCGGGCGCCAGGAGGGCCAGCAAGGCAACGACTACGTCTGGATCATCGATCCGCTGGACGGTACCACGAACTTCCTGCACGGCTTCCCGCATTTCGCCGTGTCGATCGCGCTCGCCAACCGCGGCCGGCTGGAGCAGGCCGTCATCTACGACCCGATCCGCCAGGACCTGTTCACCGCATCGCGCGGCGATGGTGCCGCGCTCAACGATCGCCGCATCCGCGTCAGCAGCCGCAAGGGGCTGGAGGGCGCGCTGCTCGGTACCGGCTTCCCGTACCGCGACGACCAGCCCGGCGACGCGTACATGGCCATCCTGCGTGAGTTCATGAAGCAGAGCGCCGGGATCCGGCGCCCCGGCTCGGCGGCACTCGACCTCGCATGGCTGGCCGCGGGCCGGATCGACGGGTTCTGGGAGGCGGGGCTCCAGCCCTGGGACATCGCGGCCGGCGCCCTGCTCGTGCGCGAGGCCGGCGGCATCGTCGGCGACCTCTGGGGCGGCGACGACTACATGACCAGCGGCAATGTCCTCGGGGCCAACCCGAAGGTGTTCCACGCCATGAAACAGGTCATCGACGCCTGCAGCGCGGAAGCGCCAGAAAGCAGGTAACACCCGCCTCGCGCCCCGGAACAAAGAAACCTCTGACGATGGGCAACGCTGCAGGTCGGGCTTATAGCCCGACAGATCAGGGGCTTACGACTGTCGGGCTATAAGCCCGACCTACATCACTCCCCAACTCGCTGCCCGGTTTTCGTCAGGGCTTCCCTGCATCCCACCGCCAGGGCACCACACTGACCCACCCGCCTTACGGGTGGGAGTCGGCCTGGGCGCCTTCCTTCTCCACCGGCATCATGTCGTCGCGCGACAGCCCCGTCGCCAGCAGCAGCGTGCTCGCCACGAAGATCGACGAATAGGTACCGATTACCACGCCCACGGTGAGCGCGAACGCGAACCCGTAGATGGTCTCGCCACCCAGGAACAGCAGCGCCAGCAGCACGAGCAGCGTCGTGAGCGACGTCATCAGCGTCCGCGGGATGGTCTGGTTGATCGAGGCGTTGGTGACCTCTTCCGCCGTGCCGCGGCGCTGGCGCCGGAAATTCTCGCGGATACGGTCGAACACCACGATGGTGTCGTTGAGCGAGTAGCCGATCACCGCGAGCAATGCACCCAGCACCGGCAGATCGAATTCGATCTGCAGGATCGAGAACACGCCCACGACGATCACCACGTCGTGAATCAGTGCCGCGACCGCGCCGACGGCGAAACGCTTCTCGAAACGGAACGCGACGTACGCGAGGATCAGCAGCAGCGCGATCAGCATGGCGAGCCCGCCCTGATCGCGCAGCTCGGCCCCCACCTGTGGCCCCACGAATTCCACGCGCCGCATATCGGCGGACATGTCGAAGGTGGTATCGAGCACGCGCAGGACCCGGTCGGAGAGCTCGGCGCTGCTCGTCTCGCCCTGCGGCGCAATGCGCACCAGCACATCGTTCCGGGCACCGAAATGCTGTGCCTGGGCATCCTGGAATCCGGCCTCCTCCAGCGCGTCGCGGATCGGCTGGAGTTCCACCTCTTCCGGGAACCCGGCCTCGATCAGGTAACCGCCGGTGAAATCGATCCCGAACTTCAGCCCCTGCACGGCGAGCGACAGGAGCGCCGCCAGCAGCAGCGCGCCGGAGAGGATGAAGGCCCGCCGCCGGTGGCCGACGAACTGGAACTGCCGTTCAAATTTGAACCACTGCATCGGTAGCGGCTCCTAGATCGCGATCCGGCTGAGCCGGCGCCCGCCGTAAACAAGATTGACCACGGCACGCGTGCCAAGAATGGCCGTGAACATCGACGTGATGATGCCGATCGACAGCGTGACGGCGAAGCCCTTGATCGGGCCGGTGCCGAACGCGAACAGCACGATCGCGGCGATCAGCGTCGTCACGTTGGCGTCGGCGATCGTGCCGAACGCCTTGTTGTAGCCCGAGTGGATACTCGCCTGGATGCTGTTGCCGTTGGCCAGCTCCTCGCGGATGCGCTCGAAGATGAGCACGTTGGCATCCACGGCCATGCCGACCGTCAACACGATGCCCGCGATACCCGGCAGCGTCAGCGTGGCCGGCAGTACCGACAGCGCCGCCGTCATCAGCATCAGGTTGGTCACCAGCGCCAGATCGGCGACCAGGCCGAACGTGCGGTAATACACCGCCATGAAGACGAGCACCAGCACGAGGCCGACGATGATCGACGTCACGCCCTGATTGATATTGTCCTGGCCGAGGCTCGGGCCGATGGTCCGTTCCTCGATGATCTCGATCGGCGCGCTCAGCGCGCCCGCCCGCAGCAGCAGGGCCAAATCGCGCGCCTCGGTGCTCGACAGGCCCTCGATCTGGAAGCGGTGACTGAGGACATCGCGGATCGTCGCGACGTTGATGACTTCCTCGGTGCGCTTGCGCTTCTTCACCGCCTCGCCGTCGACCATCTCGGTGGTGACGGTATTCTCGATGAACACGACGCCCATCTGGTCACCGACGTGCTCGGCGGTGACCTCCTGCATGCGGTTCGCGCCGGCGTTGTTCAGATTGACGACCGTGACCGGGCTGCCGGACTGGTTGTCGAAACTGGAACTGGCGTTGTTGATCTGGTCGCCGGTGACGATCACGTCGCGCTTGAGCAGGATCGGCTGGCCATTGCGGCGCTCGTAGAGCTTGGCGTCATAGGGCACGTTGCCGCCGGAGGCCGCCTGCTGCCAGTCGCCCGGCGAACCGTGCACGAGACGGAACTCCAGGGTCGCGGTCGCGCCCAGGATCTCCTTCGCGCGGGTCGTATCCTGAACGCCCGGCAACTGGACCACGATCCGGCGATCGCCCTGCTGCGTGACGACCGGTTCGGCGATGCCGAGCTCGTTCACCCGGCTGCGCAGCGTCGTCACGTTCTGCTCGAGCGCGCTCTCGCGTTCGGTCTGGCGGGCCTCCTCCGAGAGATCGGCCAGCAGCACCGTGCCCGATTCGGACTCGCCCTCCTCGAACTCGAGATCGCGATACTCACCGGCCAGCGCATCGGCCGCGCGGTCCCGCTCCGCGGTATCCGGGAAGCGGATCCGGATCCCCTCTTCCTCGACGGAGATCCCGCGATAGCGGATATCGTTCTCGCGCATGTACCGCCGCAGATCGCTCATGTTCTGCTCGAGCGCCCCGGTGATCGCGGCCTTCATGTCGACCTCGAGGAGGAAGTGGACGCCGCCGCGCAGATCGAGACCGAGATTGACCGGATCGCCGCCGAGGGCGCGCAGCCAGGCCGGAGCGGCCGATACGAGGTTGAGCGCGACGACATATCGGTCACCGAGCGCCTCGTTGGCCGCCGCACGCGCCGGGCGCTGGGCATCTCCCTCCGCCAGCAGTACCAGCAGCGTCTCCTCGCGCTGGCGGACCTCGGTCACTTCAATGCCGTTGCGGTCGAGGATGGACGTCACGCGCCCGGCGGCATCGCCCGGCAGTTCACCGTCACGCACGGACACCTGGATGGCCGGATCCTGGCCGAACACGTTCGGCAGCGCGTAGACGGCGCCGAGCAGGAGCACGACGACGACGAGCAGGTACTTCCAGAGGGGATAACGATTCATTTCGGCGACCGTATGCCTTTAATTTTTGAGGGTGCCCTTGGGCAGAAGGCTCGCCACGGACTGCTTCTGGACCTGGACCTCGATCCCTTCCGCGATCTGAAGCTGCACGAAGCTGTCGCCGACCTCGGTCAGCTCGCCCGCCAGGCCGCCGCTGGTCACGACCTCGTCGCCCTTCTTGAGCTCACTGACCATCTGCTTGTGTTCCTTCACACGCTTCTGCTGCGGACGAATCAGCAGAAAGTAGAAGACCACCAACAGCAGGATCGGGAGCATCAGGCTCATCAGCGGGCTACCCGCGGCCTCGCCACCGGCCTGTGCGTGCGCGCTCTGCACCAGGAAATCCATCGTGTTACCTCCGTCTCAAGTGGCGGGCCTCGCCGGGGCCGGCGCCCGCGAAAAGCGGCGATTATGGCATAGATCGGGCGGCCGTCGCGCCGTCCCGGCCAAATGCCCGCGCAGTCTCCTCCAGGTCCCCGCGCACGATCGCGTCACGCAGCGTCCGCATCAGCCGCTGGTAGTAATGCAGGTTGTGGATCGTGTTCAGCCGCGCGCCCAGGATCTCGCGGCAGCGGTCGAGATGATGCAGGTACGCGCGCGAGTAATGACGACAGGTGTAACAGTCGCACCCCGGGTCAAGCGCCGCGGTATCGGTGCGGAAGCGCGCGTTGCGCAGTTTGACGACGCCCTCGGACGTATACAGGAAACCGGTCCGCGCATGCCGCGTGGGGATCACGCAGTCGAACATGTCGATCCCGCGGCAGACGGCGTCGACGATATCCGCGGGCGTGCCCACCCCCATCAGATAACGCGGCCCCGCTTCCGGCAGCTCCGGCACCGAGGCATCGAGCACGGCGTTGCGCTCGGACTCGGGCTCGCCCACCGCGAGGCCGCCGATCGCGTAGCCATCGAACCCGATCGCCCGCAGCGACGCCGCCGACTCGGCCCGCAGACCTGCATGCATGCCGCCCTGGACGATGCCGAACAGGGCGCCGCCGCCGTCGTAGGCGTCCCGGCAACGCTGGGCCCAGCGCATCGACAGTTCCATGGACTTGCGGGCGGTCGGCTCGTCGGCCGGGTACGGCGTGCACTCGTCGAAGGCCATCACCACATCCGAACCCAGCGCCCGCTGCACCGCCATCGACTCCTCGGGGCCGAGGAAGATCCGGTCGCCGTTGATGGGCGAGCGGAAGTGCACGCCGGCCTCATCGATACGCCGGAGGTCGGCGAGGCTGTAGACCTGGAAGCCGCCCGAATCCGTCAGGATCGGCCCGTCCCAGTGCATGAAGTCATGCAGATCGCCGTGCGCCTGGATGATCTCCGTGCCCGGGCGCAGCATCAGGTGGAAGGTGTTGCCGAGGATGATCTCGGCGCCGGTTGCATGCAGCTCTTCCGGCGTCATGCCCTTGACCGTGCCGTAGGTCCCGACCGGCATGAACGCCGGCGTCTCGACGGTGCCGCGATCGAAGGACAGGCGCCCACGGCGGGCGTCGCCATCGCTACCGAGCAGTTCGAAGCGCATCAGCTACGGGCCTCCGGGGTCGGCCAGATCAGCATGGCGTCGCCGTAACTGAAGAAGCGGTACTCGGCATCGACCGCATGCCGATAGGCCGCCATCACCGACTCGTAGCCGCCGAACGCGGAGACCAGCATCAGCAGCGTCGATCCCGGCAGGTGGAAATTCGTCACGAGCCCGTCGATCACGGCGAAGCGCGATCCGGGCACCAGGTACAGGCGGGTCTCGCCGCTGAACGGCTGCACGGTGCCGTTCTCATCGACCGCCGATTCGAGCGCGCGCACCACCGTGGTGCCCACCGCGACCACACGCCCGCCCCGCGCCCGCGTCGCCGCGATCGCCGCGGCCGTGTCCTCGGATACCCGCAGCACCTCGGCGTGCATGCGATGGTCCTCCACCCGCTCGGCGCGCACGGGCCGGAACGTGCCGGCGCCCACGTGCAACGTCACCTGCGCGGTCTCGACCCCGCGCTCGGCGAGCGCAGCCAGCACATCCTCGTCGAAATGCAGCCCCGCGGTCGGCGCGGCGACGGCACCGCGCTCACGCGCGTACACCGTCTGATAGCGCTCGTCGTCGGCCGCCTCCGGCGCACGCTCGATATACGGCGGCAGCGGCACCTCACCGAACCGTTCGAGCCGATCGAGCAATGGCTCGCCCGCGCCGAAGTCGAGCACGAACAGATCCTCATCCCGACCGGTCACGGTCGCCGCGAGCGCCCCATCGGCCAGGTCCAGCACGGTCCCTGACCCCGGCGCCCGGCTCGCCCGGACGTGCGCCCGCGCCGTGCGGCCGTCGTCATCCACCCGCTCGACCAGCACCTCCACGCGCCCGCCCGAGCCGCGTTTATGGCCGAGCAGACGCGCCGGTATAACCCGCGTGTCGTTGAACACCAGCAGGTCA includes the following:
- the cysE gene encoding serine O-acetyltransferase produces the protein MFDNIREDIDCVFERDPASRNRFEILTTYPGVHALLFHRLNHRLSNLGLKWLARMGSHIARFLTGIEIHPGARIGRRFFIDHGMGVVIGETTEIGDDCTLYHGVTLGGTTWNKGKRHPTLANNVVIGAGAKILGPITLGDGARVGSNAVVTKDIPAGSTVVGIPGRVVRKEAADAREKTREATARKIGFDAYGQRGEMPDPVANALNQLLDHIHIQDRRTEALCKALQEMGTQMPDVKMPDISPCDISLDDTGEDERPAAGERTSAGERTSADTGES
- a CDS encoding RNA methyltransferase → MNARFVLVETSHPGNIGAAARALRVMDWHELVLVRPHAFPHADATAMAAGADDVLEGARVCETLEEALAGTGVVFGTSARRRRLDWPEHNARGAAEFAAAGGEPVAFLFGRERTGLTNEELDACHYLLHIPTAADYGSLNLAQAVQIVAYELRMATLANPEPEPPAEPMPAHEDLARFYEHLESSLTDIGFLDPDNPRLLMRRLRRFFARSRPTALELNILRGILKAAQWPERDTAAWRRARDSRTRPRGGTISERDDQE
- a CDS encoding inositol monophosphatase family protein; amino-acid sequence: MQPMLNIAVRAARSAGDLIARRMERLDSIAVETKQRNDYVTEVDREAETRIIQTLQRSYPDHGILAEESGRQEGQQGNDYVWIIDPLDGTTNFLHGFPHFAVSIALANRGRLEQAVIYDPIRQDLFTASRGDGAALNDRRIRVSSRKGLEGALLGTGFPYRDDQPGDAYMAILREFMKQSAGIRRPGSAALDLAWLAAGRIDGFWEAGLQPWDIAAGALLVREAGGIVGDLWGGDDYMTSGNVLGANPKVFHAMKQVIDACSAEAPESR
- the secF gene encoding protein translocase subunit SecF, coding for MQWFKFERQFQFVGHRRRAFILSGALLLAALLSLAVQGLKFGIDFTGGYLIEAGFPEEVELQPIRDALEEAGFQDAQAQHFGARNDVLVRIAPQGETSSAELSDRVLRVLDTTFDMSADMRRVEFVGPQVGAELRDQGGLAMLIALLLILAYVAFRFEKRFAVGAVAALIHDVVIVVGVFSILQIEFDLPVLGALLAVIGYSLNDTIVVFDRIRENFRRQRRGTAEEVTNASINQTIPRTLMTSLTTLLVLLALLFLGGETIYGFAFALTVGVVIGTYSSIFVASTLLLATGLSRDDMMPVEKEGAQADSHP
- the secD gene encoding protein translocase subunit SecD; translation: MNRYPLWKYLLVVVVLLLGAVYALPNVFGQDPAIQVSVRDGELPGDAAGRVTSILDRNGIEVTEVRQREETLLVLLAEGDAQRPARAAANEALGDRYVVALNLVSAAPAWLRALGGDPVNLGLDLRGGVHFLLEVDMKAAITGALEQNMSDLRRYMRENDIRYRGISVEEEGIRIRFPDTAERDRAADALAGEYRDLEFEEGESESGTVLLADLSEEARQTERESALEQNVTTLRSRVNELGIAEPVVTQQGDRRIVVQLPGVQDTTRAKEILGATATLEFRLVHGSPGDWQQAASGGNVPYDAKLYERRNGQPILLKRDVIVTGDQINNASSSFDNQSGSPVTVVNLNNAGANRMQEVTAEHVGDQMGVVFIENTVTTEMVDGEAVKKRKRTEEVINVATIRDVLSHRFQIEGLSSTEARDLALLLRAGALSAPIEIIEERTIGPSLGQDNINQGVTSIIVGLVLVLVFMAVYYRTFGLVADLALVTNLMLMTAALSVLPATLTLPGIAGIVLTVGMAVDANVLIFERIREELANGNSIQASIHSGYNKAFGTIADANVTTLIAAIVLFAFGTGPIKGFAVTLSIGIITSMFTAILGTRAVVNLVYGGRRLSRIAI
- the yajC gene encoding preprotein translocase subunit YajC, whose product is MDFLVQSAHAQAGGEAAGSPLMSLMLPILLLVVFYFLLIRPQQKRVKEHKQMVSELKKGDEVVTSGGLAGELTEVGDSFVQLQIAEGIEVQVQKQSVASLLPKGTLKN